One window of the Candidatus Eisenbacteria bacterium genome contains the following:
- a CDS encoding NAD-dependent epimerase/dehydratase family protein: MRRGLGGPDRIESPSGDGGSVKILVTGGTGFTGSALVERLLRDGHRVVALDCREGLAPQRLRDLGADVRIGSVTDRAVVDSCMAGADVVHHLAAAFRELNVPESHYDEVNVGGTRTVLESAAAHGARRFIYCSTCGVHGDIKKPPAGEDAPITPADYYQRTKHEGELVVQSGAPGGMATVILRPAAIYGPGDPERFYMIFKRVSKGWFPMFGSGKTLYHPLYIDNLIDVLARCTEAGVGDGGTYLIADERYYSIEEIVRKVGEALGARVEIRHYPLTPLIVAGHIVENVCRPFRIAPPIFPRRVDWYRQNRAFDISRAKGDLGYRPAIDLDEGLRRTAAWYRERGLL; this comes from the coding sequence TTGAGGCGAGGGCTGGGCGGCCCGGATCGAATCGAGAGTCCCAGCGGGGATGGAGGCAGCGTGAAGATCCTCGTGACCGGCGGAACGGGTTTCACCGGCTCGGCCCTCGTCGAGCGGCTCCTGCGCGACGGGCATCGGGTCGTCGCCCTCGACTGCCGCGAAGGGCTCGCGCCCCAGCGCCTCCGGGATCTCGGCGCCGATGTCCGGATCGGCTCGGTGACCGATCGGGCCGTCGTCGACTCCTGCATGGCCGGAGCGGACGTCGTGCACCATCTCGCGGCGGCCTTTCGCGAGCTGAACGTCCCGGAGTCCCACTACGATGAAGTCAACGTGGGCGGAACCCGGACCGTCCTCGAGAGCGCCGCCGCGCACGGGGCGCGAAGGTTCATCTACTGCAGCACCTGCGGCGTGCACGGAGACATCAAGAAGCCGCCCGCGGGGGAGGACGCGCCGATCACCCCGGCGGACTACTACCAGCGGACGAAGCACGAGGGGGAGCTCGTGGTTCAGTCCGGAGCGCCCGGAGGCATGGCGACCGTGATTCTCCGCCCGGCGGCGATCTACGGTCCCGGGGATCCGGAGCGCTTCTACATGATCTTCAAGCGGGTCTCCAAGGGATGGTTTCCCATGTTCGGAAGCGGGAAGACTCTCTACCACCCGCTCTACATCGACAATCTCATCGACGTCCTCGCCCGCTGCACGGAAGCGGGAGTGGGTGACGGAGGGACCTACCTGATCGCCGACGAGAGGTACTACTCGATCGAGGAGATCGTCCGGAAAGTCGGCGAGGCGCTGGGCGCGCGGGTCGAGATCCGCCACTATCCTCTCACTCCCCTGATCGTCGCGGGGCACATCGTAGAGAACGTATGCCGGCCCTTCCGGATCGCGCCGCCCATCTTCCCGCGGCGTGTCGACTGGTACCGGCAGAACCGCGCCTTCGACATCAGCCGGGCCAAGGGCGATCTGGGCTACCGCCCGGCGATCGATCTCGACGAGGGGCTCCGCCGAACGGCCGCCTGGTACCGGGAGCGCGGTCTCCTGTAA
- the asnB gene encoding asparagine synthase (glutamine-hydrolyzing), whose product MCGIAGVIASDPSRLARIDEMVAALAHRGPDDVGIERLDGAALGHRRLSIIDLVTGHQPMFSVDRAAAIVFNGEIYNFRRLRAELEAEGRVFRTESDTEVVLNLYDRDGDDCVLRLDGMFAFALLDLRRGRLLLARDHMGQKPLFFLAAPGLFAFASEVKGLLAGDFLRRGIDMEALYHYVSLRFIPDQRTLFRSIRKLPAAHRLIYENGEARVERYWGFSFIDKERESDDALLDRLDGSLRETVRGHLVSDVPVGCFLSGGIDSSLITAMAASESAGKLATFSIGVREEKFDELPYARRVAASCGTDHHEEIASADLIRLVPEMVWHMDEPSDPFGVGVYLASRLAARHVKVVLSGDGGDELFAGYDRFAGQGLADRLRIIPPPIRRTVLRGLIDRMPESFAYKSATQKLRWINEMSLLREGERYAESMSFLRFTETAKKDLFTETIRRGLDEIDSRVKILEPFESKMAHDPIDRMLYTDLVTRVPDHLLVIVDRMAMAHGLEVRPPFLEHRMVELAARVPSSLKLRGRTLKYALRMLARRYVDPAIANRPKRGFGFPIAFWMRDELRGFLLHVAERARFVEAGILERETVHRLVREHVDGKRDHNFRLWILLNLEVWHRLYMDGESIAEVTEWIERESAA is encoded by the coding sequence ATGTGCGGAATCGCCGGGGTGATCGCGAGCGATCCATCGCGTCTCGCCCGGATCGACGAGATGGTCGCCGCCCTCGCCCATCGCGGACCCGACGATGTCGGCATCGAGCGTCTCGATGGCGCGGCGCTCGGCCATCGGCGGCTTAGCATCATCGATCTCGTGACCGGACACCAACCCATGTTCAGCGTCGATCGCGCCGCGGCCATCGTGTTCAACGGCGAGATCTACAACTTTCGCCGCCTCCGTGCGGAGCTGGAAGCGGAGGGACGCGTCTTCCGGACGGAGTCCGACACGGAGGTTGTCCTTAACCTCTATGATCGCGACGGCGACGACTGCGTGCTGCGATTGGACGGGATGTTCGCCTTCGCTCTGCTCGATCTTCGGCGCGGGCGACTGCTCCTCGCGCGGGATCACATGGGCCAGAAGCCGCTCTTCTTTCTCGCGGCGCCGGGCCTCTTCGCCTTCGCTTCCGAGGTCAAGGGGCTGCTGGCGGGGGACTTCCTGCGGCGCGGGATCGACATGGAGGCGCTCTACCACTACGTCTCCCTCCGGTTCATTCCAGACCAGAGGACGCTCTTTCGATCGATCCGGAAGCTCCCCGCCGCCCACAGACTGATCTACGAGAACGGAGAGGCGCGCGTCGAGCGCTACTGGGGATTCTCGTTCATCGACAAGGAGCGGGAGAGCGACGATGCGCTGCTCGATCGCCTGGACGGATCGCTTCGCGAGACGGTGAGGGGGCACCTGGTCAGCGACGTCCCGGTCGGCTGCTTCCTGAGCGGGGGGATCGACTCGAGCCTGATCACCGCGATGGCCGCATCGGAGTCGGCGGGGAAGCTGGCGACATTCTCGATCGGAGTTCGTGAGGAGAAGTTCGACGAGCTTCCTTACGCGCGCCGGGTCGCGGCGAGCTGTGGGACCGACCATCACGAGGAGATCGCCTCGGCCGATCTGATCCGTTTGGTTCCGGAGATGGTCTGGCACATGGATGAGCCCTCGGACCCCTTCGGCGTCGGCGTCTATCTCGCGTCCCGACTGGCCGCGCGACACGTGAAGGTCGTGCTGAGCGGCGACGGCGGCGACGAGCTTTTCGCGGGATACGATCGATTCGCGGGCCAGGGGCTTGCCGACCGGCTTCGCATCATTCCCCCCCCGATCCGGCGCACGGTCCTGCGAGGGCTGATCGACCGGATGCCCGAGAGTTTCGCCTACAAGAGCGCCACGCAGAAGCTGAGATGGATCAACGAGATGTCTCTTCTGCGGGAAGGAGAGAGATACGCGGAGAGCATGAGCTTCCTGCGCTTCACCGAGACGGCGAAGAAGGATCTCTTCACGGAGACGATCCGCCGCGGTCTCGACGAAATCGACTCGCGCGTCAAGATCCTCGAGCCGTTCGAGTCGAAGATGGCCCATGACCCGATCGATCGGATGCTCTACACCGACCTTGTCACCCGCGTGCCGGATCATCTGCTCGTCATCGTCGACCGGATGGCGATGGCCCACGGCCTCGAGGTGCGGCCTCCGTTCCTCGAACATCGGATGGTCGAGCTGGCGGCCCGCGTCCCGTCCTCCCTGAAACTCAGGGGACGGACCCTCAAGTACGCGCTGCGCATGCTCGCCCGGCGATATGTCGACCCGGCGATCGCGAACCGACCGAAGCGGGGATTCGGTTTCCCGATCGCCTTCTGGATGCGCGATGAGTTGCGCGGCTTCCTCCTCCATGTGGCCGAGAGAGCGAGGTTCGTCGAGGCGGGGATTCTCGAGAGGGAGACGGTGCATAGGCTCGTCCGCGAGCATGTCGATGGGAAACGGGACCACAACTTCAGACTCTGGATCCTCCTCAACCTGGAGGTCTGGCATCGCCTCTACATGGATGGGGAGTCGATCGCGGAGGTGACCGAGTGGATCGAGAGGGAATCGGCGGCGTAG
- a CDS encoding class I SAM-dependent methyltransferase, with product MDREGIGGVGDARAAERADVETASEEYAGRFAGPVGEWFVSLQSRITLRLMAGLPAGARVLDVGGGHAQIAPALAAAGYRTTVAGSAPAAAARLGDLIAAGSLTFDTVCFSRLPYADRSFDAAVCFRLLPHFAEWKELIAELCRVTRVRVVVDYPSIRSVNFASARLFGLKKRVEGNTRPFGLFHPSEIEAAFRSRGFRLSASVAQYFFPMALHRAHGSLLVARGIEAPARWIGLTQRLGSPVIARADRLEPG from the coding sequence GTGGATCGAGAGGGAATCGGCGGCGTAGGCGACGCGCGGGCGGCGGAGCGCGCGGATGTCGAGACGGCCTCGGAGGAGTATGCCGGGCGATTCGCGGGGCCGGTCGGCGAATGGTTCGTCAGTCTGCAGTCGCGGATCACGCTCCGCCTGATGGCGGGACTGCCGGCGGGGGCGCGCGTCCTAGACGTCGGGGGAGGCCACGCCCAGATCGCTCCCGCGCTCGCCGCGGCAGGCTACAGGACGACGGTCGCGGGAAGCGCCCCCGCGGCGGCCGCGCGCCTCGGCGACCTCATCGCCGCGGGCTCCCTCACCTTCGACACGGTTTGTTTCTCCAGGCTGCCTTACGCCGATCGGTCTTTCGACGCGGCGGTCTGCTTCCGGCTCCTTCCCCACTTCGCCGAGTGGAAGGAGTTGATCGCGGAACTCTGCCGCGTGACGCGCGTTCGCGTGGTCGTCGACTACCCGTCGATCCGCAGCGTGAACTTCGCTTCCGCGCGGCTCTTCGGACTGAAGAAGCGCGTGGAGGGGAACACGCGGCCTTTCGGCCTCTTCCACCCCTCCGAGATCGAAGCCGCGTTTCGCTCAAGAGGGTTCAGGCTGAGCGCGTCGGTTGCGCAGTACTTCTTTCCGATGGCTCTGCATCGGGCGCACGGGTCTCTCCTGGTGGCGCGCGGGATCGAGGCGCCGGCCCGATGGATCGGGCTCACGCAGCGGCTCGGATCGCCTGTGATCGCGAGGGCCGATCGCCTCGAGCCAGGCTAG
- a CDS encoding glycosyltransferase family 2 protein, whose translation MQRPRLPPRGPRCGPGLWRHPGLPPDHGPSGGIRDQGGRLAAAPGGAQIADLRPQGLRQPLLEPADDRLPRPLHAEAAPPDRPGRRPSLPGRWRPRSGPDLPAAVPERASRGPPDAPPRAPPGHSGDPDHRPRASRGTPPLPPLPRPRDLSGRGARRADGRRREEGVSRGAPAISVVIPVYDEEDSIARLAAEIDAALAGAGARHEIIFVDDGSRDGTWREISRIARASDHVLGIRLSRNFGQTAALRAGIDRSSGGIIVTMDGDLQNDPADIPKLLARLNEGYEIVSGWRRSRQDKLISRRVPSVVANALVRCMTKAKIHDLGCGLKAYRGELLRQSTLYSDFHRFAVPLTQIGGGRVAEVETHHRGRLFGRSKYGLTRVPGVLADLATLTMITRFSDRPLVWFLAFASVPLLLSIPACVWVLRTIAAPTLAGILVPIGSVVLLAQSFLAIFFQGLLAERIRHLALSDQPHRRRILVTLADAMGGNGLALLIRGGRARRLG comes from the coding sequence CCTTGCGGCAGCACCCGGCGGAGCCCAGATTGCGGATCTTCGGCCCCAGGGTCTTCGTCAACCGCTTCTTGAGCCTGCTGACGATCGGCTTCCTCGTCCGCTTCACGCAGAAGCCGCTCCGCCCGATCGGCCTGGTCGGCGGCCTTCTCTTCCTGGCCGGTGGCGTCCTCGGTCTGGTCCTGACCTACCAGCGGCTGTTCCTGAGCGTGCCTCTCGCGGGCCGCCCGATGCTCCTCCTCGCGCTCCTCCTGGTCACAGCGGGGATCCAGATCATCGTCCTCGGGCTTCTCGGGGAACTCCTCCTCTACCTCCACTTCCGCGACCACGCGATCTATCGGGTCGCGGAGCGCGCCGGGCGGACGGACGAAGGAGAGAGGAAGGAGTGAGCCGCGGGGCGCCAGCGATTTCGGTGGTGATTCCCGTCTATGACGAGGAGGACTCGATCGCACGTCTCGCGGCGGAGATTGACGCCGCGCTCGCGGGCGCCGGCGCGCGGCACGAGATCATCTTCGTCGACGATGGCTCGAGGGACGGGACCTGGCGCGAGATCTCCCGAATCGCGAGAGCGTCGGATCACGTTCTTGGCATTCGTCTGAGCCGGAACTTCGGGCAGACGGCGGCTCTGAGAGCGGGGATCGATCGGAGCAGCGGCGGCATCATCGTCACGATGGACGGCGATCTTCAGAACGACCCCGCCGACATCCCGAAGCTCCTGGCGAGGCTGAACGAGGGGTATGAGATCGTGAGCGGGTGGCGCCGATCGCGGCAGGACAAGCTCATCTCTCGGAGGGTCCCTTCCGTCGTCGCCAACGCGCTCGTTCGATGCATGACAAAGGCGAAGATCCACGACCTCGGATGCGGTCTCAAGGCCTACCGCGGAGAGTTGCTCCGCCAGAGCACCCTCTACTCGGACTTCCACCGATTCGCCGTGCCCCTGACCCAGATCGGGGGCGGGAGGGTCGCCGAGGTCGAGACGCATCATCGCGGCCGGCTCTTCGGCCGGTCTAAGTACGGTCTCACGCGCGTGCCTGGGGTGCTGGCCGATCTTGCGACGCTCACCATGATCACGCGCTTCAGCGACCGCCCCCTCGTCTGGTTCCTCGCCTTCGCTTCGGTCCCGCTTCTCCTCTCCATCCCCGCCTGCGTCTGGGTCCTGCGCACCATCGCCGCGCCCACTCTCGCCGGGATCCTCGTGCCGATCGGCTCCGTTGTTCTCCTGGCGCAGTCGTTCCTCGCGATCTTCTTCCAGGGCCTCTTGGCCGAGAGGATCCGGCATCTCGCGCTGTCCGACCAGCCACACCGCCGGCGGATCCTGGTCACCCTCGCGGACGCGATGGGGGGCAACGGCCTCGCGCTCCTGATCCGGGGCGGGAGGGCGCGGCGTCTCGGCTAG